DNA from Flavobacterium aestivum:
TGCGGCTATAAATTTAGAGGGTTTTTCGGTAAGCTTCGTAAGGGTTTTTGAAAGAAAACTGTCTTGTTTTTTTTCTAACTCCAAATAAATTTTATTAGAAGATATAAAAGCTATCTCCATTCCTGAAAAAAAAGCACATAGTATTAAACACAATATTATAATGCCTATTCCCATTTTCTAAGATTGTTTGTTTCTATCTTCAAATTTCTTAGCAAACTTTCTTCTAAAGAAAAACATGAAAATTGCTAATCCCGCAATCACAAGGCTCAAGAAAGGACTCTCGGTACCTGAACTCCATTGTGTATATCCTTCGTATAAAAAGTAGATTCCAAAAGCTAAGTAAAGATAAGAGGTATATTTTAAGAAATTCATGTTGTTATTTTTATTTGTATTATTCTGAGGATTCTATTTCCCCTTCTATTCGTTGCGAATTTATTATTTTAAAGTCTTTACTAAAATCAATTCCTTGACCCGTTGAACTTCCTTTAGCATCTGTTAACTTAAATTTTTTTTCGGTGTAAAACCATTGATTTTTTTGATCAAAATACAATTGTTCCGTTTCCAGCATTTGCCCATCTTCGGAAGTGATTTTAACTTTTCCCTGCAAATCTATTATACTGGTTGCTTTATACGAAACCGCATAATTCGATCTAATAAAAGTTTTCTTTGCTTTGTTATCAAAAATGGTTACATCAATTCCTTTTGGAAATTCTGTAAAAGCAAAATCTACGTTTGCATAATCCAACATTTTTGGACTTATCAAAATTGATTTAATTTTACCTGAATCTGTATATTTTAAATTCACATTATCAGCATCGCCACTAGGAACAAACTCCGAGTAATCATTTTGTCTTACTTCCTTAAAATTACTCTCACATCCCATAGCCATACCTATCGCTAAAGTTAGTGAGACCGGAAACAAGAAATATCTTTTATAAAAAATCATGTATTAAATTTAAACCAATTGATTTTAATAGCAACTATTAAGTCTTAGTTGATTTTTGATTGTCTAAACCATTTGTCGTTTAGAGAAAAACTTAGACTAAAGCTACCATAATTTTCTTGAATCAATCCATTTGCTGTCGTACCTCTTTTTCCAAATTCTAAACCGATATTGAAATTAGATAAGTAACTTCCTCCCGCAGGTAATCCGAAACCTAGAGTGATTGCTTTCTCATCAATTGATTTTGAATTAACTATAGTTCCTGTTTTACCATACTTTAAACCTGCACGATACGTGATTTTTTGATAGTATTTTGAGAAAACATTATAATTAGGAACATAATATCCTCCTAAACTATAACTTGAGTAGTTTTCATACGACACGTTCTTAGCTTCATTAATCCCATTTCCTCCTTCTCCAATGTTTTGGTATACTATCTGTGTACCTACCAACCATTTTCTTGATCTACCAATACCTGCTCCAAATGTTATTTTTTCAGGTATTTTTATATCTTTTCTGATCAATTCTGATTCAATAGCATCTATAACTACCACATTAAAATCCGCATTGTATTGTACCGTTGCAATTGTTCTGGTGTTACTTGATGTCAAAGTACTCTGTGGCATATAAGTTAAACTACTGTAGTAATTTAATTTTTTATTGATCTTTCCTTGATACATCACTCCAAAATTCATACTAAATCCGTTTAAATCAGATTTATTTTGTTCTTGAGTTCCAATAGGAACCGAAGTAATGAATTCTAAATTACTGTTATTTATTCTTCCAAAATTACATTGAATATCTGCTCCTACAACTAAATTAGGTATAATAGTATAACCCAATCCTAAAAAAGCTTTATTTAATCCTCCTGATCCAGTCAAACGATTATTGTTACCATTAGGATCTGAATTTAAAGATTCAATATTATATCCTACCGAAGAATATGGAAGTAATCCAAAACCTACACCCATTTTACCCAATGATAAGGCAACTGCCATATAATCCAAAGTTGTTCTTTGCGCACTTGCATCTCCTTTGTCTGATTTCATTTTTGTGCTAGTATACCCACCTCCCATGGTAAAAGTTGTCAATTTAATTGCACCATAACTAGCAGGATTCAATATATTCATATGGATACTATCCTGTTCAATAGCAACTCCCGCCATGGAACGATTTTCAAGAGTTCCCTTAAATCTAGATTCACCAAGTCCAAAATAAGAATAAGGAGAAGCAGATCCACTTTGAGCAAAAGAAGCAAGTGTTAAAAAGAAACAGGCAGTGACAATAATTTTTTTAATCATTTTTGATTTTATATTGAAAAAGTTGATTCAAACCCTCTAAAAGAAAATTTGAATTGGCAAATATGGTATTTTTTAATCGTTTAGCCAAAAATTCTGTGTCCCCTCCCGTTAAAATTATTATAAAATTTGAATACTGAGCACTATATTCATCAATAAAACCACTAATCTCATGTACTAATCCGTTTACAATTCCTGAATGAATTGACTCTGCAGTAGACTTCCCTATAAAGTGATTTGGATCTGTTACATCCAGCAACGGAAGCTTTTCTGTATAATGATGCAAAGCTTCATAACGCAAACGCAATCCCGGAGAAATTGCTCCCCCAAGATATACATCATTTTGGTCTACAAAATCATAAGTCACACATGTTCCTGCATCTATAATTAAGCGATTTTGACCTTTAAATTGTAGCGTTGCTCCGGCTGCCAATACCATTCTATCTATACCTAGGGTTTTTGGAGTAGCATAATTATTTACAAACGGAAAAGAGTCTTCATGGGAAACAAACCATACCTCAACCATTTTTTCAAAGTGCAAAAAGAATTGTTTTTCTACACTCCCGACTGAAGCAACAACCAAATGAGTAATTTCCTGATATTTTTTTAAAATAATTTCGATATTTTTCTGAACCTCATCTTTCGAAAAAACACAATATTCCAAAACGTTATTAGACTCAAAAACAGCACCTTTAATTCTGGTATTCCCGACATCAATGGTTAAAATCATATCTTATTTATTTAAAAGTGCGAAGATACAAATAGATTTTTTTTTTAAAACGTATTGTTTAATTAAAAAAACATTCTATATTTGCACCCGCAACAAGCACGGTACCTTAGCTCAGATGGTAGAGCAATGGACTGAAAATCCATGTGTCCCTGGTTCGATCCCTGGAGGTACCACAAAACCCAAACAGCAATGTTTGGGTTTTTTGTTTTTAGCAATTATTGTCAGGATTCTCTTTAGAATCGAATTACAAAATAGATTCTAATTTTCCATTAAATGGAAAGCCACCAAAAAACTAATTTTGATGGCTATAGAACGTTTTCTTTTGAGTATAAAAACCTCAATAAGATCTATTTATTTCTTGATAAACTTCATCACTTTTACCTGATTCTTATCATTATACACTCTTATAAAATACATTCCATCATTTAAATCTCCTATGCCATAATGATGATCTATTGTTTGATTTTTATCGAACGATTTAACTAATTGCCCCGTAATAGAAAAAATTTGAACTTTAGAAGTATTGGTATTTAAAGTGAAATAAGTCGATGCTGGATTTGGATAAATATAAATATCATTTAAAACTTCAAAATCAGTTGTTCCTAACACACTAGCTTTATTGCCATATATTCTATATTCACCTGGCTGCAAATTAATCGTAGCATTCGCATCGATCACGTTATAAGAAGCATTGTTCATTAAATTATACCATGTTCCTGTGTTTTGAAATCCTGTTGCTACATCTTTCGCAATTACATCAAAATTGGCTATAATGAGAACGTTTTTAAGTTCTGTATCTGCCAAAGCACTATTGGTGATTTTAATATTTGGTGTTAAGCTAGATGCATTAATCATAGTTGCTGTACCCAAAAATACTGCCTCAGTTTTTTTAAGAGCAATCATTCTTGCCCAATCATAATAAATTTTATTTCTTAAATTATCATTCAACCAATTATTTACCCATTGCGGCTGTGGTTTTGTATCCAATTTACAATCTCCTGCAATCGCAGATGAGTTATCATTTACAGTACCATTATTACAGGTATAGATCGATGACTCCCATCCTAACTCTCCAAAATGCCAGATCATTTTTGGCCCTGGAACTAACAATGAAACTGCTCCAATTGCTGGCATCCTAGACAAGGCGACATTTATGTTTTTTACATTATGAGCGGGATTTGCACTGTTACCAAACTGGAGATTTTTATACATCAAACGTTCTTCGTCATGACTTTCTGCATATCCTATTAATCTGTTGGCTGCAAAACCATGACTTTGGCTTGTCATTCCTGAAATATTGGCGGTATAACCCATCGACAATTCATTATAATTAGCATTCATATTCCCCCACATCATAACTCCTTTACTTGGTGTTTCTCCAATTCTATAATTAGCCCATTGCTGTTCTTCATTATTGGTTCCCAAATGTTCGAAAATAGTATAATGTGTGGGATCTAAAGACCATGAGTAATCAGCATATTCTTTTAATATATCAACTCTGTCTTGTTGGTAAGCATTTGTACATGCATCATCTCCTGCTGTGCAATTTTGCGTAAATCCTTTGGTTAAATCCCAACGGAATCCGTCAATTTTATATTCTTCAATCCATTGTTTAATAACTCTTTTCACATAGTTTTTGGTCAACGCTGCGGAATGATTAAAATCCTCTCCTACGCTATAACTGTGCTTGGCTACTGTATTGAAATATGGATTCTCCGAGCTAGGTGATCCCCAACCGTCATTCTCTGGATCATTCATCCACATGCGAACCATCGGATTTCTTCCGAAAGCATGATTCAAAGCTACGTCTAGAATAACGGCAATACCATTTTGATGGCACAAATCGATTAACTCTTTTAGTTTGGTAGATGGTCCATAAAATTTATCTAAAGCCATGTGAAAGGAAGTATTATACCCCCAACTTTCATTGCCTTCAAATTCCATTACAGGCATTAACTCAATCGCATTTATTTTTAGATTTTTGAAATAGTCTATTCTGTCAATTAAGTTTTGATAATTTCTATTGGCGTCAAAATCCCTAACCAATACTTCATAAACCACTAACTTATCTTTTTCGGGTTTTACAAAATTAGTAGTTGCTGCACTCCAAGGATATGGTGTTTGGCCCGTTTGCAAAACTGTAACTTCCCTTTCCTGACCTATGGGATAAACTGGCATATTAGGATATGTGGTTGCCGGAATACTTGGGTCGTCAAATGGAGACAATACTAATGTTGAATATGGATCGGCTGTTTTTACTAATGCAGGAGAATTTAAGAGAGGTGTTGACTCTCCCACCCAGTATTGATAAGTATAATTTGTCCCCGAAACCAATCCGGTTAATTCTAACCAAAACTTACCAGTAACAGGATCTTTTTTCATAGCATACACAGCACTCGGCTGCCAGTCATTAAAACTTCCTGCAACATATACAAAATCCTTTAGAGGAGCATCAAGCACCAAAGTTGCTTTGGTCGCATCTGTAGCATCATAATTTATTCCATCCAATAATCCTGCTGGTATTACTCCCGAAATTGTTCCCGGATTTATAGCTACCGAAAACTTTTTAGTAACTGTAGTCACTCCTTGCGTTACCTCTAGTTCATAGTTTTGATTGGCCGTAATGTTGGTATGATTATAACTATAGCTCGAAGTACTAGAATTAGTATTGATGCTAATTCCGTTTGATTTTAAATTATAACTGGCCACCCCGTTGGTATTGCTTGCCGATATCGAAAGACTACCTCCTGAATTGATAATGGTAGTACTGTTTTGGACTGGCGAAGTCATTGTTACTTGAAAAGTACCAACATTAAAAATAAAGTCATTACAACCAGGAGCTAACTTCAATGTTTGTGAACCCGATGAATTACGGAATACCATTCCTAGTTTGGTAGCTGTGATTTGTTGCGAAGAATTTAAGCCGAAATAAGTACTTGGTGTAATCGTTTTACTCCAGGTGCCATCTCCATTTTTTGTCATTAACCCCACTGCATCATCTGCGCCCCAATTTCCTATTACAGCATACCCGAATGCATTTGCATCATCACCAATCCCTGAATGCATATAAACTTTTGTTGGAGACGATCCCATTGTGTTGCAAGTAGAAGATGCAAATGAAACCGTTATCGTTATTTGATCAGTAACATTAAATGCCGAAGGAGAAATTGTTACTTGCTGAGCAATACTCCCTAATGACATAAAGAACAATAATAAAAGTGTAAGTTTTTTCACAATATTTGATTATTAAATTAAAAAAAAAGGAGCTGTTAATTATAACAGCCCCATATATTTATTGATCCTTTAAAGACAAATCAGTATTATTCTAATGTAATCTTTTTAGAAGCATAGTCAATAGTCAAAACTCTTTCTTTAGTAGGACCTGTGTATTTAAAATTATGATCCCCATCTAATGCGTCTACTAAGTCAGCTGGTATTACAAAACCATTAGAAGCATAATAAGTGTAATTATGAGAAGCATCCCAGTTTCCATCAGCTGTAAAGTTATTCCCTAGAAATACTCTAAAAGCTTTTCCGCTGTTTAATACAACTGCAACTTTATAAGCATCCGTTCTTCCTATAATCAAAGGAAATTCTGTTTCAGCATCACCAGCCCATGTCCAACCTCCTGGTGTAGCATCACCAACTAACCAATGAGAAGTTGCCAATGGCACATGGTAAGGAGTTGCTTTGATAGTATACGAGTTAGAAATTTGTGGAGTTGAGCCAACGCCCCCAATAGTTGACTTCACACGAATATCTATTTCAGACTCCACTTTAGCCGGAAAACCTGCATTAATTAAAGCAGAATTAAGTTCTGCCACTGTCAGGTTTTTATAAGTACTTGTTGAAGTAGCTGCTGCAAAAGGAGTAGCAAAGTTTGTCCCTTTTTTTGCAATTTCTATAGTATAGGTTATTACCGTTGCATCACCTACATACGTTGCTGGCTCCCAAACAACTGTTGTTGCCAAATCATTTTCATTCTCTTTTGATAATATGATATTAAAATCAGATTTAGGAGAAAGTAGGACAGGTTCCGTTCCTTTTACAATTACTGGTCTATTCTCAACATCATCACCTGAGCAAGATATAGCTATTACGCTTATAAAAGCGATTAAAATTTTATTTAGATTTTTCATTTTTATAATTTTTTAAGATGGTTAGTATCCAGGGTTTTGTTTTAATGTTGGGTTTGCTTGAATTGCTGTAGCTGGTATTGGCATAAGGTTTCTGAATGATTCTGTTGAAGTACCATTTTTAACACCACCTTTCCATTGCCAGATTTTGCTGCCTCCTGTAAATTTGTCAAAACGAATTAAATCAGTTCTTCTATGACATTCCCAAAATAATTCTCTACCTCTTTCAGCAAGAATAAAATCAAGATTTAAATCCCCAGCAGTAATTGTAGTTGCTCCTGCTCTTGTTCTTATTTGGTTAACATAGCCCACTGCTG
Protein-coding regions in this window:
- the lptC gene encoding LPS export ABC transporter periplasmic protein LptC, encoding MIFYKRYFLFPVSLTLAIGMAMGCESNFKEVRQNDYSEFVPSGDADNVNLKYTDSGKIKSILISPKMLDYANVDFAFTEFPKGIDVTIFDNKAKKTFIRSNYAVSYKATSIIDLQGKVKITSEDGQMLETEQLYFDQKNQWFYTEKKFKLTDAKGSSTGQGIDFSKDFKIINSQRIEGEIESSE
- a CDS encoding type III pantothenate kinase, with translation MILTIDVGNTRIKGAVFESNNVLEYCVFSKDEVQKNIEIILKKYQEITHLVVASVGSVEKQFFLHFEKMVEVWFVSHEDSFPFVNNYATPKTLGIDRMVLAAGATLQFKGQNRLIIDAGTCVTYDFVDQNDVYLGGAISPGLRLRYEALHHYTEKLPLLDVTDPNHFIGKSTAESIHSGIVNGLVHEISGFIDEYSAQYSNFIIILTGGDTEFLAKRLKNTIFANSNFLLEGLNQLFQYKIKND
- a CDS encoding alpha-amylase family glycosyl hydrolase, with the protein product MKKLTLLLLFFMSLGSIAQQVTISPSAFNVTDQITITVSFASSTCNTMGSSPTKVYMHSGIGDDANAFGYAVIGNWGADDAVGLMTKNGDGTWSKTITPSTYFGLNSSQQITATKLGMVFRNSSGSQTLKLAPGCNDFIFNVGTFQVTMTSPVQNSTTIINSGGSLSISASNTNGVASYNLKSNGISINTNSSTSSYSYNHTNITANQNYELEVTQGVTTVTKKFSVAINPGTISGVIPAGLLDGINYDATDATKATLVLDAPLKDFVYVAGSFNDWQPSAVYAMKKDPVTGKFWLELTGLVSGTNYTYQYWVGESTPLLNSPALVKTADPYSTLVLSPFDDPSIPATTYPNMPVYPIGQEREVTVLQTGQTPYPWSAATTNFVKPEKDKLVVYEVLVRDFDANRNYQNLIDRIDYFKNLKINAIELMPVMEFEGNESWGYNTSFHMALDKFYGPSTKLKELIDLCHQNGIAVILDVALNHAFGRNPMVRMWMNDPENDGWGSPSSENPYFNTVAKHSYSVGEDFNHSAALTKNYVKRVIKQWIEEYKIDGFRWDLTKGFTQNCTAGDDACTNAYQQDRVDILKEYADYSWSLDPTHYTIFEHLGTNNEEQQWANYRIGETPSKGVMMWGNMNANYNELSMGYTANISGMTSQSHGFAANRLIGYAESHDEERLMYKNLQFGNSANPAHNVKNINVALSRMPAIGAVSLLVPGPKMIWHFGELGWESSIYTCNNGTVNDNSSAIAGDCKLDTKPQPQWVNNWLNDNLRNKIYYDWARMIALKKTEAVFLGTATMINASSLTPNIKITNSALADTELKNVLIIANFDVIAKDVATGFQNTGTWYNLMNNASYNVIDANATINLQPGEYRIYGNKASVLGTTDFEVLNDIYIYPNPASTYFTLNTNTSKVQIFSITGQLVKSFDKNQTIDHHYGIGDLNDGMYFIRVYNDKNQVKVMKFIKK
- a CDS encoding SusE domain-containing protein codes for the protein MKNLNKILIAFISVIAISCSGDDVENRPVIVKGTEPVLLSPKSDFNIILSKENENDLATTVVWEPATYVGDATVITYTIEIAKKGTNFATPFAAATSTSTYKNLTVAELNSALINAGFPAKVESEIDIRVKSTIGGVGSTPQISNSYTIKATPYHVPLATSHWLVGDATPGGWTWAGDAETEFPLIIGRTDAYKVAVVLNSGKAFRVFLGNNFTADGNWDASHNYTYYASNGFVIPADLVDALDGDHNFKYTGPTKERVLTIDYASKKITLE